In Desulfotomaculum sp., a single genomic region encodes these proteins:
- a CDS encoding type II toxin-antitoxin system mRNA interferase toxin, RelE/StbE family, which yields MNKLHYSPEALSDLDEIWACIFEELQNSTAAQNTVDGILDNIENLRKFSEMGAPLCSVIEVEGDYRFLVCGNYLAFYRVKGEEVNIDRILYGRRDYLRILFANSSEEAIK from the coding sequence GTGAATAAGCTTCATTATTCTCCGGAGGCTTTAAGTGACCTTGACGAAATATGGGCATGTATTTTTGAAGAATTACAAAATTCCACCGCTGCCCAAAACACGGTGGATGGCATATTGGATAATATAGAAAATTTGCGAAAGTTTTCAGAAATGGGGGCGCCTCTGTGCTCAGTCATAGAGGTTGAAGGCGATTACCGTTTTCTTGTATGCGGAAACTACCTTGCCTTTTACCGCGTCAAGGGCGAGGAGGTCAACATAGACCGCATATTATACGGCAGACGCGATTATCTGCGTATCTTGTTCGCCAATTCATCGGAAGAAGCCATCAAGTAG
- a CDS encoding prevent-host-death protein, which yields MPQIRPITDLRNTNEISDICHAKKEPIFITKNGYGDLVVMSIETYEAMLEERELDAAIMEAEAEYASGSQLLDARKALSTLRRRHFG from the coding sequence ATGCCGCAGATCAGACCGATTACGGATTTGAGAAATACCAACGAAATTTCCGACATCTGCCACGCCAAGAAAGAGCCAATTTTCATTACAAAAAACGGCTATGGTGATCTGGTAGTTATGAGCATTGAAACTTACGAAGCCATGCTGGAAGAACGGGAACTTGACGCCGCCATCATGGAAGCCGAGGCCGAGTATGCATCTGGCAGCCAGTTGTTGGATGCGAGGAAAGCTCTCTCCACATTAAGGAGACGGCACTTTGGATAA